A segment of the Flavobacterium azooxidireducens genome:
TCAGTTTTTTACAGAAACAATTGTCATTGGCCAATTAGGTGGATTAGTAGGAATTATATTAGGCGTAACCTTTGGTTCAATCGCCGCATCTTTATTAGAATTCACGTTCGTTATCCCTTGGATGGCAATCATTGCGGCAGTCATTACGAGTTTTGTGGTGGCATTGGTTTCAGGGTTATATCCTGCAATTAAAGCTTCTAAATTGGATCCGGTGGAGGCGTTGAGATACGAGTAATTCTAAACAAACACTTGTAAATGGCACACGGATGCCACAGATTAAAAGGATTTTCACTGATTATAATTGCATTCGCTTCGCTTAAAATGAATTAAAACAGATTCATTTCTAACAAATTAGCAGTCATTTCTACGTCTCGTCTCCCCTCTCCTTCCTGTCTCGCCTTGGCGGATGGAGAGGGGTTGGGGGTGAGGATTTTTCAACAATCGTTAATCATAAATCGTTAATTTTTTGAAGCGAATGGCTCGGGCTTTTTCAGTAAACCATGTTCCCGCTTTCGCCTTTAGCCCGCCAAGGCGGGGCTACCGTCTCAATCGGGGCTAAAAAGGAAACCATTTTAAAGTAAACGTTTTCAAAAAGACATTCAATTAAAACTAACCAATTCCCCATAACCGTTTACCAATTACCTTCTTAATAGAACACGGATGCAACAGATGTAACAGATTTTCACTGATTCTAAAGTTAGATTCGTTTCACTTAAAATAGATTAAAAAGGATTCATCGCCAATAAATTAGCACTCATTTCAACGTCTCGTCTCCCCTCTCCTTCTTGTCTCGTCCGAAGGCGGATGGAGAGGGGTCGGGGGTGAGGATAGCCTTCACCATCCTATCATTCCCATAAATATCCTTCCTTAATTCAATGTTTTTAAATCCTAAATCAGTCAATAAAAAAACAGTTTCTTTTCCTAAATACTGATTAATTTCAAAAAACAACAAACCATTCGGCTTGAGATTTTTTAGAGCTAATTCAGCAATCTTTCGATAAAAAAGTAACGGATCTTCATCCGAAACAAACAATGCTAAATGCGGTTCAAAAGCCAATACATTCGTATTAATTTCTGCTTTTTCAAGATTTCGCACATACGGCGGATTGGAAACAATGACATCAAATTGATTCTGTAAATCAGAAGTTTCTAAAATATTTTTTTGCATAAAATGAACGTCAACCTCATTCGTTTTAGCATTTTCGTTGGCTACTTTTAACGCTTCTGCCGAAACGTCAATGCCAAAAACCGTCGATTCCGGTAAATTCTTCTTTAAGGAAATGGGAATACATCCGGTTCCTGTTCCAATATCAACAATTGTACTATTTTGATCTTTGTATTTTAATTCATCTAAAATCCAATACACCAATTCTTCCGTTTCAGGTCTTGGAATCAATGTATGTTCATTCACTTTAAAAACTATATCGCAAAAAAAAGTTTCTCCCAAAATATATTGAATGGGCTTTTGGGTTTTTAATTGTTCCAATACGAATTTCCATTGTTCCAATTCTGATTCGGAAACTTTCAAATTGGGTTGCAATGCCAAATCGACACGTTTCAGTTGATGGTATTTTTCCAAAACCAAATAAAAGAAACTATCGATTTCTTGCTCATCAAAAAAAGAAGACAATTCGCTGCGAAAGGAAGATTTTATTTCTTTAAAAGTCATAATCAATTATAATTCTTTCAACATCCAAACCGGACAAGAAGTGTGACCTGTGCATCCCATCGGTGCATCAATATAGTGAAATCCAAATTTTAAATATAATTTTTGAGCAGCATGCATATACGGCATGGTTTCTAAATAACATTTTTCAAACCCAAACGATTGTGCAAATGTCAAACATTTCTCCATCATTTCAGAACCTAGTCCTAATCCTCTGGCTTCTGATAAAAAATACATTTTTTGCAATTCGCAAATGGTTTCCGCTTCATTTTCTAACTGACTAATGCCGGCTCCACCAATAATTTTGCCATCATTTTCAACCACAAAATAACGACTTCTTGGTGCGGAATAGGTTTCAAACATCCGATCCAACGAAACATCCGCATAAGCAGTTCCAACTTTTGGCACATCGTGTTCAATTAAAACAGAACGGATTACGGAAGCAATCATTTCATTATCAACTTCTTGAATAGGTCGGATGGTAATCATAAAAATCAATTCATTTAATTAGTTGTAAAAGTAAAACTATTTCTACTTTTTTGGGCAAAAAGCGTAATTTTGTGTTCTGATGAAACACAAAAAATACATGCAACGTTGTCTTGAATTGGCCAAAAACGGTTTGGGAACCACCTACCCTAACCCGATGGTGGGCAGCGTAATTGTGTTTGAAAACCAAATTATCGGCGAAGGTTGGCATCAAAAAGCAGGCGAACCACATGCGGAAGTAAATGCAATAAATTCCGTAAAAGACAAATCATTACTTTCAAAATCAACCATTTATGTCAGTTTAGAACCCTGTAGTCATTTTGGAAAAACACCGCCGTGCAGTGATTTAATTATTCATCATAAAATTCCGAATGTGGTGGTTGGAACAGTTGATCCAAATGAAAAAGTTGCCGGAAAAGGAATTGAAAAACTTCGTCAATCGGGAGCAACTGTTACCGTTGGTATTTTAGAAAAAAAATGTCTTGAACTTAATCGACGGTTTTTTACATTTCACAACCAAAAAAGACCTTTCATTATTTTGAAATGGGCAGAAAGTGCCGATGGTTTTCTTTCTCCTCAATCAAAAAATGAACAAAAACCGGTTTGGATTACTAATTCGTATTCCAGACAATTGGTTCACAAATGGCGAACAGAAGAACAAGCGATTTTGGTTGGAACAACTACTGTTTTGGCAGACAATCCGAAATTGAACAGCAGAGATTGGCTTGGAAATAATCCGCTACGAATTGTTTTAGATCGTTCAGGAAAAATTTCCAACGATTACGAAGTAAAAAATGGAAAGCAACAAACTATTTTTATAACAGAAAAGGAAAATTTTGTTTCTGATGAAAATTTTAATCACGAAACTATTATCTTTGATAATCAACTTGCTGAAAAAATTTGTAATTTACTTTTTCAAAAAAGCATTCAATCGGTTATTATTGAAGGTGGACTTCAAACACTACAAACCTTTATTGATGCCA
Coding sequences within it:
- the prmC gene encoding peptide chain release factor N(5)-glutamine methyltransferase; its protein translation is MTFKEIKSSFRSELSSFFDEQEIDSFFYLVLEKYHQLKRVDLALQPNLKVSESELEQWKFVLEQLKTQKPIQYILGETFFCDIVFKVNEHTLIPRPETEELVYWILDELKYKDQNSTIVDIGTGTGCIPISLKKNLPESTVFGIDVSAEALKVANENAKTNEVDVHFMQKNILETSDLQNQFDVIVSNPPYVRNLEKAEINTNVLAFEPHLALFVSDEDPLLFYRKIAELALKNLKPNGLLFFEINQYLGKETVFLLTDLGFKNIELRKDIYGNDRMVKAILTPDPSPSAFGRDKKERGDETLK
- a CDS encoding GNAT family N-acetyltransferase, whose product is MITIRPIQEVDNEMIASVIRSVLIEHDVPKVGTAYADVSLDRMFETYSAPRSRYFVVENDGKIIGGAGISQLENEAETICELQKMYFLSEARGLGLGSEMMEKCLTFAQSFGFEKCYLETMPYMHAAQKLYLKFGFHYIDAPMGCTGHTSCPVWMLKEL
- the ribD gene encoding bifunctional diaminohydroxyphosphoribosylaminopyrimidine deaminase/5-amino-6-(5-phosphoribosylamino)uracil reductase RibD, which translates into the protein MKHKKYMQRCLELAKNGLGTTYPNPMVGSVIVFENQIIGEGWHQKAGEPHAEVNAINSVKDKSLLSKSTIYVSLEPCSHFGKTPPCSDLIIHHKIPNVVVGTVDPNEKVAGKGIEKLRQSGATVTVGILEKKCLELNRRFFTFHNQKRPFIILKWAESADGFLSPQSKNEQKPVWITNSYSRQLVHKWRTEEQAILVGTTTVLADNPKLNSRDWLGNNPLRIVLDRSGKISNDYEVKNGKQQTIFITEKENFVSDENFNHETIIFDNQLAEKICNLLFQKSIQSVIIEGGLQTLQTFIDANLWDEARIFKGSLLLQQGTKAPTLFGETVKRTTILNDELLILKRYD